A single Dechloromonas denitrificans DNA region contains:
- the ltrA gene encoding group II intron reverse transcriptase/maturase, which yields MSHSNPTLNPTGGAGDRRGLAQPALHEDLMEAVLSPANMKQAWRRVKSNRGAPGIDGLRIDDFPAYARDQWPAIRQSLNDGRYQPQPVRRVTIPKPDGGERALGIPTVVDRVIQQAIAQVMTPIFDPEFSESSYGFRPKRSAHGALKQVKADIQTGYRVAVDLDLAKFFDNVDHDILMARVAIRIGDKRLLALIGRYLRAGVLINDDIQPSELGTPQGGPLSPLLANILLDDLDRELEGRGHRFVRYADDLMVLVKSERAGQRVKASLTTYLGRQLKLPVNEKKSQVVKIDQCVFLGFTFKRGKLRWSDAAFADFKHRIRELTGRSWGVSMQYRFDKLGQYLRGWMGYFGISEYYRPIPELDEWLRRRVRMCYWKQWRLTRTKIGHLLALGVGKRTAILTGVSSKSYWHLSRSRATQVGMTNDWLKAQGLASIRDLWMKAHGYA from the coding sequence GTGAGTCACTCGAACCCGACATTGAACCCGACCGGGGGAGCCGGGGACCGGCGTGGTCTTGCCCAGCCAGCCTTGCACGAAGACTTGATGGAAGCAGTACTGTCGCCGGCCAACATGAAACAGGCGTGGCGTCGAGTGAAGTCCAACCGAGGCGCACCGGGCATTGACGGCCTGCGCATCGACGACTTCCCGGCCTATGCCCGCGACCAGTGGCCAGCGATCCGCCAGAGCCTCAACGATGGCCGTTATCAACCTCAGCCGGTCCGACGGGTCACCATCCCGAAGCCGGACGGAGGCGAACGCGCGCTGGGTATCCCGACCGTAGTTGATCGGGTCATCCAGCAAGCCATCGCCCAAGTCATGACGCCGATATTCGATCCGGAATTCTCGGAATCGAGTTATGGCTTCCGACCAAAACGCTCTGCCCACGGCGCGCTCAAGCAGGTGAAGGCCGACATCCAGACCGGCTACCGCGTCGCCGTCGATCTCGACTTGGCGAAGTTCTTCGACAATGTCGATCACGACATCCTGATGGCCCGCGTGGCCATCAGGATCGGCGACAAGCGGTTGCTGGCCCTCATCGGCCGTTACCTGCGGGCAGGCGTATTGATCAATGACGACATTCAACCCAGCGAGTTGGGAACGCCGCAAGGCGGACCGCTCTCGCCGCTGCTGGCCAATATCCTGCTCGACGATCTGGACCGGGAACTGGAAGGGAGAGGCCACCGGTTTGTACGGTACGCCGACGACCTGATGGTACTGGTCAAGAGCGAACGGGCAGGCCAGCGTGTCAAAGCCAGTCTGACCACGTATCTTGGCCGACAGCTCAAACTGCCGGTCAACGAGAAAAAGAGCCAAGTGGTGAAGATCGACCAGTGTGTGTTCCTCGGTTTCACCTTCAAGAGGGGCAAGCTGCGTTGGTCGGATGCCGCCTTCGCGGACTTCAAGCACCGCATCCGGGAATTGACGGGGCGAAGCTGGGGAGTCTCGATGCAATACCGGTTCGACAAGCTCGGGCAGTACCTGCGTGGCTGGATGGGCTACTTCGGCATCTCCGAGTATTACCGGCCGATTCCCGAACTGGACGAATGGCTGCGACGACGGGTGCGCATGTGCTACTGGAAACAGTGGCGCCTCACTCGAACGAAGATCGGCCATCTTCTGGCGCTGGGCGTCGGCAAGCGCACGGCGATCCTGACGGGCGTCAGCAGCAAGAGCTACTGGCACTTGTCGCGGTCGCGGGCGACGCAGGTGGGGATGACGAACGATTGGTTGAAGGCGCAGGGGCTGGCGAGTATCCGCGATCTTTGGATGAAGGCTCACGGCTACGCATGA
- a CDS encoding IS110 family transposase, with protein MHATTVAVDLAKSVFQIAIADEKWKVVEQQRLTRSQFECWFHNRDVGLVVMEACGSAHHWGRWLNGLGIEVKLLPAAYIRAYVKRNKTDAADACALLEAARCADIVPVRVKSVEQQALQGLHRIRSRWMGTRTARINTLRGFCREFGLVVPQGARTGVEAMSRALADPNAPIPLLIRESMKLLIEEIRLLELRIAQLERELTSLARQSPACTELLTIPGIGLLTATAMVAATGGSVSHFKDARHFASWFGLTPKEFSSGNSRKLGRISKKGDRYLRMLLTHGARAVLRAAELARRAGKPLDGLRTWATEIQARAHHNKAACALANKLARVCYAVLRDHVPFGSPQPHQEKKLNRTAFAMAA; from the coding sequence ATGCATGCTACTACCGTTGCAGTTGATCTGGCCAAGAGTGTATTCCAAATCGCTATTGCTGATGAGAAGTGGAAAGTCGTCGAGCAGCAGCGCCTGACCCGCAGTCAGTTCGAATGCTGGTTCCACAACCGTGACGTCGGGCTGGTCGTCATGGAAGCCTGTGGGTCTGCGCATCATTGGGGTCGTTGGCTCAATGGCCTGGGTATTGAAGTCAAGCTACTGCCTGCCGCCTATATCAGGGCCTACGTAAAACGCAACAAGACCGATGCCGCCGATGCCTGTGCCTTGCTCGAAGCGGCACGCTGTGCCGACATCGTGCCGGTGCGGGTGAAATCCGTCGAGCAGCAGGCACTGCAGGGCTTGCATCGTATCCGTTCCCGCTGGATGGGAACGCGCACCGCCCGGATCAACACGCTGCGCGGCTTTTGTCGGGAGTTTGGGCTGGTCGTGCCGCAAGGGGCGCGCACCGGTGTCGAAGCCATGAGCCGGGCACTGGCCGATCCGAATGCGCCCATTCCGCTGCTGATCCGCGAATCAATGAAATTGCTGATTGAGGAAATCCGCCTGCTTGAGTTGCGGATCGCACAACTGGAGCGGGAGCTGACTTCACTCGCCCGACAAAGCCCGGCCTGTACCGAATTGCTGACCATTCCCGGCATTGGCCTGTTGACGGCAACGGCGATGGTCGCCGCGACCGGCGGCAGTGTCAGCCACTTCAAGGATGCCCGGCACTTTGCGAGTTGGTTCGGCCTGACGCCGAAAGAGTTCTCCTCGGGTAACAGTCGCAAGCTCGGTCGGATTTCCAAAAAGGGAGATCGCTATCTGCGCATGTTGCTGACGCATGGTGCCCGCGCCGTGCTGCGCGCGGCCGAACTGGCCCGGCGAGCAGGCAAACCGCTTGATGGCTTGCGAACCTGGGCCACCGAGATCCAGGCGCGAGCGCATCACAACAAGGCAGCTTGTGCCCTGGCCAACAAGTTGGCCAGGGTCTGTTATGCCGTATTGCGGGATCACGTGCCGTTCGGCAGTCCGCAACCTCACCAGGAAAAGAAGCTCAACCGTACAGCATTTGCTATGGCCGCCTGA
- a CDS encoding SH3 domain-containing protein, with protein MRTRLIFATVGFLAVAAPAASIAGELYRLRVDLDGDRKAEVIEVATTPAKDAWRSRVNVKIGAANYFAEFFSAESDLPDIRVVSIDRKRPQRQLLLETPEAGTCIYHLLAYIGNKLVPLLRFDSGPSCQPPQPQGNGHVSVSTWQGFWSKEVRYQLSSDGKALVEEPKTIYSVEVAGVAGKPLALQGAECPARVIPPGTYVKVKLYDSKNNQYRVQTTDGSCGWIPASDLNSLDEIVKELPWAG; from the coding sequence ATGCGCACTAGGCTCATCTTCGCCACAGTCGGCTTTCTTGCTGTCGCTGCACCCGCAGCCAGCATTGCAGGCGAACTGTATCGACTCCGCGTTGATCTTGACGGAGATCGGAAGGCTGAAGTTATTGAAGTCGCCACGACCCCAGCAAAGGACGCTTGGCGTTCGCGCGTCAATGTGAAAATTGGCGCAGCGAACTACTTCGCTGAGTTCTTCTCCGCTGAGTCCGACTTACCGGATATTCGGGTGGTGTCGATAGATCGCAAACGGCCCCAACGGCAACTGCTTCTTGAAACACCCGAGGCCGGCACATGCATCTACCATCTGCTCGCGTATATCGGAAACAAGCTCGTACCCTTGTTGCGTTTTGACTCTGGCCCAAGTTGCCAGCCTCCCCAGCCGCAAGGAAACGGCCATGTCAGTGTCTCCACATGGCAGGGGTTCTGGTCGAAAGAGGTTCGGTATCAATTAAGTTCAGATGGGAAGGCTCTCGTGGAAGAGCCGAAAACGATCTACTCGGTTGAAGTTGCCGGGGTTGCAGGGAAGCCTCTTGCCTTGCAAGGTGCCGAATGCCCCGCGCGAGTCATTCCGCCGGGAACCTACGTGAAAGTGAAGCTCTATGACTCGAAGAACAATCAGTATCGCGTACAGACCACAGACGGAAGCTGCGGGTGGATTCCGGCTTCCGATCTGAACTCGTTAGACGAGATAGTGAAAGAACTACCGTGGGCAGGCTAA
- a CDS encoding IS1182 family transposase: MARYKAIDTSPRFLAVDLEKQLLPGSFEHAVHHLLDHEFDLSLFDTRYRNDLSGACAYPPGMLLKVILCAYAQGVVSSRGIERLCREHVTFIALSGDSALHFTTLAAFVSSLDEEVAQLFAQVLYLCDRQGLIGREMFAIDGVKLPSNASKAKSGTRADFAHQANKLEAAAKKMLERHRANDRRPVEPDLAEKSRQRAESLNQEAAQLRQWLAANPKDRKGSKGAIRKSNRTDPDSAKMATGKGVIQGFTGVAAVDAKHQIIIEAQAHGTGSEQELLLPVVRATQAQATPDTLYTADAGYHSERNLKALAQENINALIADNGMRQRDERFKDQGKHKQKPDPLYDKAHPKKATKQYRPQDFTLDPETGICTCPAGKQLYRNGTNCIHNGHLATKYSGTLRDCLPCAQRDKCLRTPEKTKVRQVAFFRGKSSTTKESHTDRMKRAIDSEEGKARYGRRFATVEPVFGNIRHNKRLDRFTLRGRQKVDTQWKLYCLVHNIEKLAHHGFGQ; the protein is encoded by the coding sequence ATGGCCCGCTACAAAGCAATCGACACCAGCCCGAGGTTTCTGGCGGTGGATCTGGAGAAGCAGTTGCTGCCGGGCAGTTTCGAACATGCCGTGCATCACCTGCTCGACCACGAATTCGACCTCTCCCTCTTCGACACCCGTTACCGCAACGACCTGAGCGGCGCCTGTGCCTATCCGCCGGGGATGCTGCTCAAAGTCATTCTCTGCGCTTACGCCCAGGGCGTGGTGAGTAGCCGGGGCATCGAGCGACTGTGCCGCGAACACGTCACCTTCATCGCCCTCAGTGGCGATAGTGCGCTGCACTTTACGACGCTGGCCGCCTTCGTCTCCAGCCTCGACGAGGAAGTCGCCCAGCTCTTCGCCCAGGTGCTTTACCTCTGCGACCGGCAAGGCCTGATCGGCCGGGAAATGTTTGCCATCGACGGCGTCAAGTTGCCAAGCAACGCATCGAAGGCCAAAAGCGGCACCCGCGCCGACTTCGCCCACCAAGCCAACAAGCTCGAAGCCGCCGCGAAGAAGATGCTTGAGCGCCACCGCGCGAACGACCGCCGGCCTGTCGAGCCGGATCTTGCCGAGAAATCTCGGCAACGTGCTGAAAGCCTGAATCAAGAAGCCGCCCAACTACGCCAATGGCTGGCCGCCAACCCCAAAGACAGAAAGGGCAGCAAGGGCGCCATCAGGAAGAGCAACCGCACCGATCCCGACAGCGCCAAGATGGCGACCGGCAAAGGCGTCATTCAAGGCTTTACCGGCGTGGCTGCGGTCGACGCTAAGCACCAGATCATCATCGAAGCCCAGGCCCACGGCACGGGTTCTGAACAGGAGCTGTTGCTGCCGGTCGTGCGCGCCACGCAGGCACAAGCCACCCCGGATACGCTCTATACGGCTGATGCCGGCTATCACTCGGAACGCAACCTCAAGGCGTTGGCCCAAGAGAACATCAACGCCCTGATTGCGGACAACGGCATGCGCCAACGCGACGAACGCTTCAAGGATCAGGGCAAACACAAGCAGAAACCTGATCCGCTCTACGACAAGGCGCACCCGAAGAAAGCCACAAAACAATACCGGCCACAGGACTTCACGCTCGATCCGGAAACCGGGATTTGCACCTGTCCAGCCGGCAAGCAGCTCTACCGCAATGGCACGAACTGCATCCACAACGGCCACCTCGCCACCAAATACAGCGGCACCCTGCGCGATTGCCTGCCCTGCGCACAACGTGACAAATGCCTGCGCACACCGGAGAAGACGAAAGTCCGGCAGGTCGCTTTCTTCCGGGGTAAATCCAGTACAACCAAAGAAAGCCACACCGACCGGATGAAGCGGGCTATCGACAGCGAAGAAGGCAAAGCCCGTTACGGCAGAAGGTTTGCCACGGTCGAACCGGTGTTTGGCAATATCCGGCACAACAAGCGGCTGGATCGGTTCACGCTACGCGGGCGGCAGAAGGTCGACACGCAGTGGAAGTTGTATTGCCTGGTGCACAACATCGAGAAGCTGGCGCATCACGGGTTCGGGCAGTAG
- a CDS encoding GFA family protein, whose translation MIYKGSCHCGHIAFEVESELTQVADCNCSICSRMGALHWFVARDALRLLTPESNLATYTFGKHVIKHHFCPKCGIHPFGEGTDPSGNRKAAVNARCLEDVDLSSLPVMHLDGRSR comes from the coding sequence ATGATCTACAAAGGCAGTTGTCACTGTGGGCACATTGCATTCGAGGTCGAGAGCGAACTTACCCAGGTCGCCGATTGCAACTGTTCAATCTGCTCCCGGATGGGGGCGCTGCACTGGTTCGTCGCAAGAGATGCGCTGCGCTTACTGACGCCGGAAAGCAACCTTGCTACCTACACCTTCGGAAAGCACGTCATCAAGCATCACTTCTGCCCGAAATGCGGCATTCATCCTTTTGGCGAGGGAACTGATCCTTCGGGGAATCGCAAGGCGGCGGTCAATGCTCGCTGCCTTGAGGACGTCGACCTTTCGTCGCTCCCGGTAATGCATCTTGATGGCCGCTCGCGCTAG